Proteins from one Falco cherrug isolate bFalChe1 chromosome 7, bFalChe1.pri, whole genome shotgun sequence genomic window:
- the TP53I11 gene encoding tumor protein p53-inducible protein 11 gives MAAKQPPPLMKKHSQTDLVSRLKTRKILGVGGEDDDGEVHRSKISQVLGNEIKFAVREPLGLRVWQLVSAIMFSGVAIMALTFPDQLYDAIFDEESVSSSKTPIRLYGGALLSISLIMWNALYTAEKVIIRWTLLMEVCYFTVQFLVTTVSLVENSRIATGAMLLLVSRALFILISIYYYYQVGRRPKKV, from the exons ATGGCGGCAAAGCAGCCCCCACCGCTGATGAAGAAGCACAGCCAGACTGACCTGGTGAGCAGGCTGAAGACACGCAAGATCCTGGGTGTTGGCGGGGAGGACGATGATGGTGAAGTCCATCGCTCAAAG ATTAGCCAGGTACTGGGAAATGAAATCAAGTTTGCTGTCCGGGAACCACTGGGGCTCAG GGTCTGGCAGCTGGTTTCCGCCATCATGTTTTCTGGGGTCGCCATCATG GCCCTCACTTTCCCTGACCAGCTCTACGATGCCATCTTTGATGAGGAATCggtgagcagcagcaagacTCCCATCCGGCTCTATGGAGGAGCCCTCCTCA GTATCTCACTCATCATGTGGAATGCCCTTTACACGGCTGAAAAAGTCATCATCCGCTGGACCTTGCTGATGGAGGTGTGCTACTTCACCGTGCAGTTCCTGG ttACCACTGTCTCCCTGGTTGAGAATAGCCGGATAGCCACAGGTGCCATGCTCCTCCTGGTCAGCCGAGCCCTCTTCATCCTCATcagcatttattattattaccaagTTGGACGCCGTCCCAAGAAAGTCTAA